The nucleotide sequence TGAGTGGTGGTGGAGACCACTTTTAAATGATGAATACTTTTTGAGGGAAACGTCATGGTGACTCTAATAATCGGTGGCTCTGGACAACTAGGTCAGGAACTTGGAAAGTTAATAAAGGACAGTATACTCACCTTTAGCTCAAGACCAATTGAAGGTGGTATTTACTTAGATACACGGGACTACATAAGGGTAGAAGACTTGATCATGAAGACTAAACCTGAAGTTATCATAAACACATCTGCAATTACAGATGTGGACAAGTGCGAAGTGGATAGAATCAATGCGCATAGTGTAAATTCTTTGGCTGTGAAGCACATGGTAAGAGCGGCTTCAATAACTAAGTCATACTTCGTTCAAATATCTACAGATTATGTATTTGACGGAAACAGGGGGAACTATAATGAAGACGATTTACCAAACCCTTTGAATTACTATGGGCTCACTAAGTTACTTGGAGAGACGTATTCTTTATCTTACGACTACTCACTTGTAATAAGGACTTCTGGGATCTATGGGAGTAACAAGGAGAATTTTCCTCTTTATGTCTTGAAGTCACTGGAGAAGGGGAGTAAGGTAAGGGCAGTTTGGGATATGTATTACTCTCCTATTAATGTTAAACAACTAGCTGAGGCTATAGTACAGCTGTTACCTTTAAGGAAAACGGGTATTTTGAATATTGCTGGGGATAGGATATCAAGATATGACTTAGCCCTAAAAATTGCTAAAATGTCCTCTCTAAATGAAAACTTGATAGAAGCTGCTAGTTACGAAGAAATGTCGTGGAGGGCAAAAAGACCCAAGGACTCTTCCCTGGACTCGTCAACTGTTAAGAAATATGTGAGTGTCAATCTGTCCTTAGAGGAGGGATTAAGGAGGTTGATAAACGATGTTCAGAATAAATGAGAAAGATATTCCTGATGTTCTTGTTATAGAGACCGATAAATATGAAGATGAGAGGGGGTTATTGATGGAGCTATTCAAGAGGTCTAACTTCATTTTCATCGATAGTATAGTCCAAGTTAACTACTCTTACTCTAAGAAAGGGGTAATAAGGGGGTTACATTACCAACTAAAGCCCAAAGAACAGGGTAAACTAGTTACAGTGATCGATGGTAAGATATACGATGTAGCTGTAGACATTAGAAGAGGATCACCGTGGTATGGAAAGTTTGTTAGCGAGATCTTAGTCCCAGGGAAGATGTTGTGGATACCGCCAGGTTTTGCTCACGGTTTTCAAGCTCTGGAGAACTCTCATGTTGTTTACTTCATCTCTGGAAACGATTTTTCTCCTCCCAGTGAGGCAGGAATAAGATATGACGACCCAGATA is from Sulfolobus acidocaldarius DSM 639 and encodes:
- a CDS encoding SDR family oxidoreductase; protein product: MVTLIIGGSGQLGQELGKLIKDSILTFSSRPIEGGIYLDTRDYIRVEDLIMKTKPEVIINTSAITDVDKCEVDRINAHSVNSLAVKHMVRAASITKSYFVQISTDYVFDGNRGNYNEDDLPNPLNYYGLTKLLGETYSLSYDYSLVIRTSGIYGSNKENFPLYVLKSLEKGSKVRAVWDMYYSPINVKQLAEAIVQLLPLRKTGILNIAGDRISRYDLALKIAKMSSLNENLIEAASYEEMSWRAKRPKDSSLDSSTVKKYVSVNLSLEEGLRRLINDVQNK
- the rfbC gene encoding dTDP-4-dehydrorhamnose 3,5-epimerase, which encodes MFRINEKDIPDVLVIETDKYEDERGLLMELFKRSNFIFIDSIVQVNYSYSKKGVIRGLHYQLKPKEQGKLVTVIDGKIYDVAVDIRRGSPWYGKFVSEILVPGKMLWIPPGFAHGFQALENSHVVYFISGNDFSPPSEAGIRYDDPDIGVNWPIQNPIVSQKDLRWPSLKECKNNFEYVPHNKK